One window from the genome of Bacillus rossius redtenbacheri isolate Brsri chromosome 10, Brsri_v3, whole genome shotgun sequence encodes:
- the LOC134536028 gene encoding uncharacterized protein LOC134536028, whose product MYSQWRRDKHVPSKDGKVRRGAGATRRAPKEPAVAERPPQALCSSSSSSTIGSISHFEVKMKKLKRKSSRTGESQRGDSKEDVLEQRFPGLSLGGTADKKNNPPPRPRVREGRGEHLARRDQARDPQHEEEVVRSRAEPPSRISRTASQASRTTTTTTATTAHEPGGVSQFDPYRVSPGPAVYSLPSYLGRRVPHKRVAGAAVILGRGNPGLGQSRDSPGPCYSPVSLDVYKKKQPQYSISPKDSVDRDSTSSPGPGAYSPQLAGGGYRSKGVSFGRKHSIYRKNLYTSDDLL is encoded by the coding sequence ATGTATTCTCAGTGGAGGCGAGACAAACATGTGCCCTCGAAGGACGGGAAGGTGCGTCGCGGCGCCGGCGCGACTCGGAGGGCGCCCAAGGAGCCGGCAGTCGCGGAGCGGCCGCCGCAGGCCCTGTGCTCCAGCTCTTCCTCGTCCACGATAGGCAGCATCTCGCACTTCGAGGTCAAGATGAAGAAGCTGAAGAGGAAGAGCAGCCGCACGGGGGAGTCCCAGCGGGGGGACAGCAAAGAAGACGTGCTGGAGCAGAGGTTCCCCGGGTTGTCGCTGGGGGGAACCGCGGACAAGAAGAACAACCCCCCGCCGCGACCGAGGGTGCGCGAAGGCCGCGGCGAGCACCTCGCGAGACGCGACCAGGCGAGGGACCCGCAACATGAGGAGGAGGTGGTTCGCAGCAGGGCCGAGCCCCCGTCGCGGATATCCAGGACGGCGTCCCAGGCGTCtcggacgacgacgacgacgacggcgaCGACGGCGCACGAGCCCGGCGGCGTGTCGCAGTTCGACCCGTACCGCGTCTCCCCCGGTCCGGCGGTGTACAGCCTGCCCTCGTACCTGGGGCGCCGGGTGCCTCACAAGCGGGTGGCCGGCGCGGCAGTCATCCTGGGGCGCGGGAACCCGGGGCTCGGCCAGAGCAGGGACTCGCCCGGGCCCTGCTACTCGCCCGTCTCGCTCGACGTCTACAAGAAGAAGCAGCCCCAGTACTCCATCTCGCCCAAGGACTCGGTGGACCGCGACTCGACCAGCTCGCCGGGCCCCGGGGCGTACAGCCCGCAGCTGGCCGGCGGCGGCTACCGCAGCAAGGGGGTGTCCTTCGGCAGGAAGCACTCCATCTACCGCAAGAACCTCTACACCAGCGACGACCTCCTGTAG